One window of Dechloromonas sp. ZY10 genomic DNA carries:
- a CDS encoding TolC family protein: MKANYSLGVLLVVGLGLNWLPANVSATELPPLPACGKSPEARALTVAEAVDLALCRHPLTREYWAQARGQAAQLGISEAAWRPRLDARGSWQERRSGGIDSELRSAELSLSWLVYDFGLRAANEENARQLLAAALASRDATLQGVFLAAVQAYYNTQATQAAQAAALLAEKAASRSLEAAEARYRAGSATPADRLLAQTARSQATLARIRSEGEARTARGTLANALGFSASQPLMLAPLAALPPMADFSADVERLIDEAQRRRPDLLAAQAQVQAAEAAVAAARAQGRPALSLGAGPQWQSLAGRETQVSSLGLTLSVPLFTGFEHTWRVRQAEAQRDLRQAQQERQSNQVALDVWKAWHGLQTATQAWQASGDLLASAEQSARVALGRYQAGVGTVLDLLTAQAAEASARQQRIQSELDWNVQRASLAQALGRLEPGWLATAAGEQGW; the protein is encoded by the coding sequence ATGAAAGCTAATTATTCGCTGGGGGTTTTACTGGTTGTCGGGCTCGGCTTGAACTGGCTGCCGGCCAACGTATCCGCGACCGAGCTCCCCCCTTTGCCGGCTTGTGGGAAAAGTCCCGAGGCTCGCGCGTTGACCGTGGCCGAAGCTGTCGATCTGGCCCTGTGCCGGCATCCTCTGACCCGCGAATACTGGGCGCAGGCCCGGGGGCAGGCGGCCCAACTGGGGATCAGTGAAGCGGCTTGGCGCCCCCGCCTTGATGCTCGTGGCAGTTGGCAAGAGCGGCGTAGCGGCGGTATTGACAGCGAACTGCGCAGTGCTGAGCTTAGTCTCAGCTGGCTGGTCTACGACTTCGGCTTGCGTGCGGCCAACGAGGAAAATGCCCGGCAGTTGCTGGCGGCGGCTCTAGCCAGCCGCGATGCGACGCTGCAGGGCGTGTTCCTGGCTGCGGTCCAGGCGTATTACAACACTCAGGCAACGCAGGCGGCTCAGGCGGCCGCCTTGCTGGCCGAAAAAGCCGCAAGCCGCAGCCTGGAAGCGGCCGAGGCGCGGTATCGCGCTGGCAGCGCTACCCCGGCCGACCGCCTGTTGGCCCAGACTGCGCGTTCACAGGCGACGCTGGCGCGAATTCGTAGCGAGGGTGAAGCGCGGACAGCACGTGGGACGCTGGCCAATGCTCTTGGTTTTTCCGCGAGCCAGCCCCTGATGCTGGCACCACTGGCGGCGCTGCCACCCATGGCTGATTTCAGCGCCGATGTCGAACGCCTGATCGATGAGGCGCAGCGGCGCCGTCCCGACTTGCTGGCCGCCCAGGCGCAGGTGCAGGCGGCAGAAGCAGCCGTTGCCGCCGCTCGGGCCCAGGGCCGCCCTGCTCTGAGCCTGGGGGCCGGGCCGCAGTGGCAGTCGCTGGCCGGGCGCGAGACGCAGGTCAGCAGCCTGGGGCTGACCCTGAGCGTACCGTTGTTTACCGGCTTCGAGCATACCTGGCGGGTCCGTCAGGCCGAAGCCCAGCGCGACTTGCGGCAGGCGCAGCAGGAACGCCAGTCGAACCAGGTCGCGCTGGACGTGTGGAAGGCTTGGCACGGTTTGCAGACAGCCACCCAGGCCTGGCAGGCAAGTGGCGATCTGCTGGCAAGTGCCGAGCAGTCGGCGCGGGTCGCGCTTGGGCGCTACCAGGCCGGGGTGGGGACGGTACTTGATTTGCTGACGGCGCAGGCGGCCGAGGCCAGCGCCCGGCAGCAGCGGATTCAGAGCGAACTTGACTGGAATGTGCAACGGGCAAGCCTGGCCCAGGCGCTGGGGCGACTGGAGCCGGGGTGGCTGGCGACGGCTGCAGGTGAGCAGGGATGGTGA
- a CDS encoding FkbM family methyltransferase, whose amino-acid sequence MERIFVAIASYRDRECQWTLKDLFVAASFPERIEVGICWQFDPEQDQDCFCEPCPRPEQVQVIEVALADARGACWAKAKALSLLGEQEFVLLIDSHMRFAPGWDVQMIDMWRQTGNPKAFLSTYPAGYEPPDDRRFNTPRLTPVKFFERVMSMNSVLLDMPRPLPSHLVAGGYLFGRREMFVEVPYDPYIYFIGEEVTHAARYYTHGWDGYTPNQCVIHHYYERKAAPRHWDDDKAGWSQINRASYNRIRHVLEIERTADPEALIEIEKYGMGRVRSLAQFQGAIGVNFNAMLIDRKRNESVAAIEQSLTQPVPPRSAHEIHSLAVHACRHGNFLLPRHDAYIAKSMIEYGEWTEGLLQLLAGLFSPGAHVVEVGAGFGAHAIPLSRLVGAEGMVTAVEQSRRMVDLLHANLALNQIDNLRVVHAQAAPLPGAIEVEEPVFRNEGGNFGMLKPLPLHDWRKMVRSIALDGEAWGAIDCLLIDTPGCVAEVLAGARRLLAGQQPVVVVNADNAEDAVRSADLLRAAGYRLWQHVSPFYRADNFFQKVDNLFGGLASMSLVGLPDDRDISGFGASPRN is encoded by the coding sequence ATGGAACGTATTTTTGTCGCCATTGCCAGTTATCGTGATCGTGAATGCCAATGGACCTTGAAGGATCTGTTTGTAGCAGCCAGTTTTCCTGAGCGTATCGAGGTCGGAATCTGCTGGCAGTTCGATCCTGAGCAGGATCAGGACTGCTTCTGCGAACCCTGTCCGCGTCCGGAACAGGTGCAGGTGATCGAAGTTGCCTTGGCGGATGCCCGAGGAGCTTGCTGGGCCAAGGCCAAGGCCCTGTCGCTGCTTGGGGAGCAGGAGTTTGTCCTGCTGATCGATTCGCACATGCGGTTTGCTCCGGGCTGGGATGTCCAGATGATCGACATGTGGCGGCAGACCGGCAATCCCAAGGCTTTTCTATCCACTTACCCCGCTGGTTACGAGCCGCCGGATGACCGCCGGTTCAATACCCCGCGCCTGACTCCGGTCAAGTTCTTCGAACGGGTGATGTCGATGAATTCGGTGTTGCTCGACATGCCTCGACCGTTGCCTTCGCATCTGGTGGCCGGTGGTTATCTGTTCGGGCGGCGCGAGATGTTCGTTGAGGTGCCTTACGATCCCTACATCTATTTCATCGGCGAAGAAGTGACGCATGCGGCGCGTTACTACACGCATGGCTGGGATGGTTACACCCCTAATCAATGCGTCATTCATCACTACTACGAACGCAAGGCCGCACCACGCCACTGGGATGACGACAAGGCCGGATGGTCGCAGATCAACCGGGCCTCCTATAACCGGATTCGCCATGTTCTTGAGATCGAGCGGACGGCAGACCCGGAGGCGCTGATTGAAATTGAAAAATACGGCATGGGCAGAGTGCGTAGCCTGGCACAGTTTCAGGGGGCGATCGGTGTTAACTTCAATGCGATGCTGATCGACCGCAAGCGCAACGAATCGGTGGCTGCGATTGAGCAGAGTCTGACCCAGCCGGTGCCGCCGCGTTCGGCTCACGAGATTCACTCGCTCGCGGTGCACGCCTGTCGGCATGGAAATTTCCTGTTGCCGCGACATGACGCCTATATCGCCAAATCCATGATCGAATACGGAGAGTGGACCGAAGGCTTGTTGCAGTTGCTGGCCGGGCTCTTTTCTCCCGGTGCGCATGTTGTAGAGGTCGGGGCCGGTTTCGGGGCGCATGCCATTCCCTTGTCCCGCCTGGTGGGTGCCGAGGGGATGGTTACGGCCGTCGAGCAGTCGCGGCGGATGGTCGATCTGCTGCATGCCAATCTGGCGCTCAACCAGATCGATAACCTGCGGGTAGTCCATGCTCAGGCGGCGCCGCTACCGGGAGCGATTGAAGTCGAGGAGCCGGTATTCCGTAACGAGGGTGGTAACTTCGGCATGCTCAAGCCGTTGCCCTTGCACGACTGGCGCAAGATGGTGCGCAGCATTGCCCTGGATGGCGAGGCTTGGGGCGCCATCGATTGCCTGCTGATTGATACGCCGGGCTGCGTGGCGGAAGTACTGGCCGGGGCGCGCCGCTTGCTTGCCGGTCAGCAGCCCGTCGTGGTCGTGAATGCCGATAACGCCGAGGATGCCGTGCGCAGTGCCGATCTCTTGCGCGCCGCCGGCTATCGGTTGTGGCAGCATGTCAGCCCATTTTATCGGGCAGACAATTTTTTCCAGAAGGTGGATAACCTGTTTGGCGGCTTGGCCAGCATGAGTCTGGTCGGCTTGCCTGATGACCGGGATATTTCGGGTTTTGGGGCCAGCCCGAGAAATTGA
- a CDS encoding efflux RND transporter periplasmic adaptor subunit, with protein MKAKSKIVIFSLLTVGFLVAAGWYQKQREAGRPEQRFRSQTVERGEVVQSVSANGTLNPVVLVNVGTQVSGTVRKLYVDFNDKVSAGQALLELDDALLAAQAKQSEAGVANAEAALELAQANATRMQSLYAQEYVSRQEFEQSQQALKSARAQLALARAQWQKDKVNHGNTVIRSPVSGVVVDRVVDLGQTVAASFQTPVLIKIAQDLSEMRIDTSFAEADIGNIREGQKARFTVDAFPNRNFTGEVQQIRLNPTNQQNVVTYNVRITVANPEQVLLPGMTAYVNIAVARREDVLLVPNAALRFKLPDDVRPDADKPAAGDAAKGGGAAGRKGKRGDGQQGTVQVLLGDEIRPVAVQLGITDNRNTEVIGGELKPGDRVIVGENGASKKPSSLGMRMF; from the coding sequence ATGAAAGCAAAAAGCAAAATCGTGATTTTTTCGCTGTTGACCGTGGGATTCTTGGTCGCGGCTGGCTGGTATCAGAAGCAGCGCGAGGCCGGCCGTCCGGAGCAGCGGTTTCGTAGCCAGACGGTCGAACGTGGCGAGGTGGTGCAAAGCGTTTCGGCCAACGGCACCCTGAACCCGGTGGTACTGGTCAATGTCGGTACCCAGGTGTCGGGGACGGTACGCAAGCTCTATGTTGATTTTAACGATAAGGTCAGTGCCGGACAGGCCTTGCTCGAACTCGACGATGCCTTGCTTGCAGCCCAGGCCAAGCAGAGCGAGGCGGGGGTTGCCAATGCCGAGGCGGCGCTTGAGCTGGCACAAGCCAACGCTACCCGGATGCAGTCGCTGTACGCGCAGGAGTACGTATCGCGGCAGGAATTCGAGCAGTCGCAGCAGGCGCTCAAGTCGGCGCGGGCCCAGCTCGCTCTGGCCCGTGCGCAGTGGCAGAAGGACAAGGTCAACCATGGCAATACGGTGATTCGTTCGCCGGTCTCAGGCGTCGTCGTGGACCGGGTTGTCGATCTCGGGCAGACCGTGGCCGCCAGCTTCCAGACCCCGGTGCTGATCAAGATTGCCCAGGACCTCTCGGAGATGCGGATCGACACCAGCTTTGCCGAAGCCGACATCGGCAATATCCGCGAGGGGCAGAAGGCCAGATTCACGGTCGACGCCTTTCCTAACCGGAATTTCACCGGCGAAGTTCAGCAGATTCGCCTGAATCCGACCAATCAGCAGAATGTCGTCACCTACAACGTGCGGATTACCGTGGCCAATCCCGAGCAGGTATTGCTGCCGGGGATGACTGCTTACGTCAATATTGCCGTGGCCCGGCGCGAGGATGTGCTGCTGGTGCCGAATGCGGCGCTGCGCTTCAAGTTGCCGGACGATGTCAGGCCAGATGCCGACAAGCCGGCGGCGGGCGACGCCGCCAAAGGCGGCGGGGCAGCGGGGCGCAAGGGCAAGCGCGGCGATGGCCAGCAGGGGACCGTTCAGGTTCTGCTCGGCGATGAAATCCGGCCGGTCGCCGTGCAACTCGGAATCACCGACAACCGCAATACCGAAGTGATCGGCGGCGAACTCAAGCCGGGCGACCGGGTCATCGTCGGCGAGAACGGGGCCAGCAAGAAGCCCTCGTCGCTTGGCATGAGAATGTTCTGA
- a CDS encoding GlcNAc-transferase family protein yields the protein METLRPTIFVSIASYRDPDLGNTVRSLFEQAVHPARLRLGICLQRSPADDPDCGVPADLQDAYPGQIRVLEVHAAESRGACWARARVQTLYRGEDYYFQIDSHMRMVPGWDERLLAMLRLCPEPRTVLSTYPLAFTPPDQFSAEQLVTMRPKGFDIHGVLTLNSTLSALEQAPSIPARSAFISAGMLFGPAQCMVEVPYDPYLYFEGEEIMLAVRLWTHGWDIRQPNQAVAFHNYGPQPERPRHWKDQGNWSEINRMARERIAYLLQQAGAGSTESLIEIERYSLGRAHSLSEYEQFSGLDFSARLHLRSPAMAPAAAADIEPQLSARQRIFSDIWRRNLWGCEETRSGHGSTLAATAGLRSWLEQTWRFLGIRILADAGCGDLNWMQHLAPGLRLYLGFDIVPELVAELRQRHRNRNNMFFSEADLVTEMLPESDAVLCRDCLSHLSLDAAMLVLEKFRKSGARYLFASTSQQAESRNRWLTTGYWHPVNLQAPPFCLPPPLLSYYEGGDKMLGVWSCEQLPES from the coding sequence ATGGAAACACTGCGACCGACGATCTTCGTGTCTATTGCCAGTTATCGCGATCCGGATCTCGGAAATACCGTTCGCAGCCTGTTTGAGCAGGCTGTCCATCCGGCCAGGCTGAGGCTTGGCATTTGTCTGCAACGTTCTCCGGCCGATGATCCCGATTGCGGTGTCCCTGCTGATTTGCAGGACGCTTACCCGGGGCAGATTCGGGTGCTTGAGGTGCACGCAGCAGAAAGTCGGGGAGCCTGCTGGGCCAGAGCCAGGGTACAGACGCTATATCGCGGAGAGGATTATTACTTCCAGATTGACAGCCATATGCGTATGGTTCCCGGCTGGGACGAGCGTTTATTGGCGATGCTGCGTTTGTGCCCGGAGCCACGAACCGTATTGTCGACCTACCCATTGGCATTTACTCCGCCGGATCAGTTTTCTGCCGAGCAACTGGTGACAATGCGGCCCAAGGGGTTCGATATCCACGGTGTGTTGACTTTGAATTCAACCCTCTCTGCACTGGAACAAGCACCTTCAATTCCGGCTCGCAGCGCCTTCATCAGCGCCGGCATGCTTTTCGGACCGGCGCAGTGCATGGTGGAGGTTCCCTACGATCCATACTTGTACTTCGAAGGTGAGGAAATCATGCTCGCCGTTCGCTTGTGGACGCATGGTTGGGATATTCGTCAGCCCAATCAGGCGGTTGCCTTCCACAACTATGGCCCGCAGCCAGAGCGTCCTCGACACTGGAAAGATCAGGGAAACTGGAGCGAAATCAACCGCATGGCAAGGGAGCGCATTGCCTATCTGCTGCAACAGGCTGGGGCCGGTAGCACGGAGAGCCTGATTGAAATCGAGCGGTATTCTTTGGGGCGTGCGCATTCATTGTCTGAGTACGAGCAGTTTTCCGGGCTGGATTTTTCCGCCCGGTTGCACCTCCGGTCTCCTGCCATGGCGCCCGCTGCGGCAGCCGATATCGAGCCGCAGCTATCGGCGCGGCAGAGAATTTTTTCCGACATCTGGCGCCGTAACTTATGGGGGTGTGAGGAAACCCGCTCCGGTCACGGCTCGACCCTGGCGGCAACAGCCGGCTTGCGCAGCTGGCTGGAACAGACCTGGCGTTTCCTCGGCATTCGTATTCTTGCCGATGCGGGCTGCGGGGATCTCAACTGGATGCAGCATCTGGCACCAGGCTTACGCTTGTATCTGGGGTTCGACATTGTTCCGGAGCTGGTGGCAGAGTTGCGGCAACGGCATCGGAACCGGAACAACATGTTTTTCTCGGAGGCCGATCTGGTCACCGAAATGCTGCCGGAGAGCGATGCCGTCCTGTGTCGCGACTGTCTGTCGCATCTCTCGCTCGATGCTGCGATGCTGGTGCTCGAGAAGTTTCGCAAGAGTGGTGCTCGTTACCTGTTCGCAAGTACCAGCCAGCAGGCAGAGAGTAGGAATCGTTGGCTGACTACCGGGTATTGGCATCCGGTTAATCTGCAGGCGCCCCCATTCTGTCTGCCACCCCCTTTGCTCAGCTACTACGAAGGTGGAGACAAAATGCTCGGCGTCTGGTCCTGCGAACAATTGCCGGAGTCGTAA